The Cucumis melo cultivar AY chromosome 6, USDA_Cmelo_AY_1.0, whole genome shotgun sequence genome includes a region encoding these proteins:
- the LOC107990976 gene encoding uncharacterized protein LOC107990976 yields MGKRQTWRFSFPFLRAILDVSGGERFLTADSICWIGCPDFAFVSWSFLLHSVLEDLDHLLGHSALASGIWDAFLQTFGLLYARHRDVRGMIEEFLLNLPCGERGRFLWRACVCAILWVLWDETNRRVFWGVERGTGEIWLVIRYHVSLWDSISKTFCNYPLDMILYSWATFV; encoded by the exons ATGGGGAAGCGTCAGACGTGGCGGTTCTCATTTCCCTTCTTGAGAGCCATTCTTGACGTCTCGGGAGGAGAGAG GTTCTTGACGGCTGACTCTATATGTTGGATAGGCTGTCCGGATTTTGCCTTCGTTAGTTGGTCCTTTCTGTTGCATTCTGTGTTGGAAGACTTGGATCACCTTCTTGGGCATTCTGCGCTGGCGAGTGGCATTTGGGATGCTTTTCTTCAGACTTTTGGCTTGTTGTATGCTCGTCATAGAGATGTTAGAGGGATGATCGAGGAGTTCCTCCTCAATCTGCCTTGTGGGGAAAGAGGCCGGTTCCTTTGGCGTGCTTGTGTTTGTGCCATCTTGTGGGTTTTGTGGGATGAGACAAATAGGAGGGTGTTTTGGGGAGTTGAAAGGGGGACTGGGGAGATTTGGTTGGTTATTCGGTATCATGTTTCTCTTTGGGATTCGATTTCGAAGACTTTTTGTAATTACCCTCTTGACATGATTTTGTATAGTTGGGCCACCTTTGTGTAG
- the LOC103490883 gene encoding protein transport protein SEC16A homolog, translated as MAANPPPFQVEDQTDEDFFDKLVEDDFVGPDDSGSKFLDGSDSDDAKAFSNLGINDADNTFKDSGGGDHGHDEAVGEKGSVEFDPGALAGHAEEKGTLVSSNSVGGIDVLESGNDGIGSESTSDLLVSKSDESDGPAIKEVGWSSFHADSSQNWGQGFGSYSDFFNDLGSNDAGSLGGSLENNLNGEATIKSSADENYANNSANYVQYQNDHQVYEGSSDQVSAGQDLSSSQQWENLYPGWRYDSASGQWYQVEDSAAAANAQGAVDANLNGEWTNVSGSNTEVAYLQTSQSVVGTVTETSTTDGVSNFNQVSQGNTGYPEHMYFDPQYPGWYYDTIAQVWCSLESYNSSIKSTNEAQHNQNGYVSANSYNYGNSSMYGDYVQPNDYGSSDVHNQGLDEKLTGSYHNDNQQNLTSWQTESVSSQAGPTFGGNQLLDRSSSPDFSLRKEQQKSVSSYGTVPSYFQPSQVRNEVNGPTSLNSFPSTMDYGHQFHQDNPKEHEHMPRSGDYYSSQNVTNIQQSFHGGHQSSFASNVGRSSAGRPPHALVTFGFGGKLVVVKDSSSFGNSTYGSQAPVGGTISVLNLMEVVMGNTNPNAIGNDVRACDYFSALCQHSFPGPLVGGNVGNKELQKWIDERIANCESSGMDYRKAEALRLLLNLLKIGYQHYGKLRSPFGTDTVLRESDNPESAVAGLFASAKKNSVQFNNYHALSHCLQILPSEGQMRATASEVQSHLVSGRKKEALQCAQEGQLWGPALVLASQLGDQFYIDTVKQMALKQLVPGSPLRTLCLLIAGQPAEVFSTDTTSNINPLGGSMAQNSSQFSANSMLDDWEENLAVITANRTKDDELVIIHLGDSLWKERSEITAAHICYLVAEANFESYSDSARLCLIGADHWKFPRTYASPEAIQRTELYEYSKVLGNSQFILLPFQPYKLIYAYMLAEVGKISDSLKYCQAVLKSLKTGRAPEVETWRQLLFSLEERIRAYQQGGYTANLAPGKLVGKLLNFFDSTAHRVVGGLPPPAPSTSHGNIHGNEHYHEPVVPRVSTSQSTMAMSSLIPSASMEPISEWTADSTKMTASNRSVSEPDFGRTPRQNQIGSSKESMSADGQGKTPDSRTSRFTRFGFGSQLLQKTVGLVLRPRPGRQAKLGEKNKFYYDEKLKRWVEEGAESPAEEAALPPPPTTAPFQNGGTDYNLRSALKKEAPSHDGIAEFPSPNPTLAENSSGIPPIPPSSNQFSARGRMGVRSRYVDTFNQGNGSSANLFQSPSVPSIKPKVATNAKFFVPGPALSAEPTEETLPESSQEDTTTSEHPSTSTPNDSFSTPSLATPMQRFPSMGNISVRGANITGRGTFAAANARRTASWSGGNFSDAFSPPPKQPTGLKPLGEALGMPPSSFMPSESPPLVHTPINGGGGMGDDLHEVEL; from the exons ATGGCTGCAAATCCTCCTCCATTTCAGGTGGAGGATCAGACAGATGAAgatttctttgataaattggtgGAAGATGACTTTGTGGGGCCCGATGACTCAGGATCCAAGTTTCTTGATGGAAGTGATTCTGATGATGCCAAGGCGTTTTCCAATCTGGGTATTAATGATGCGGACAATACATTCAAGGATTCTGGTGGTGGTGACCATGGGCATGATGAAGCCGTAGGGGAGAAGGGTTCCGTGGAGTTTGATCCAGGGGCATTGGcaggacatgcagaagagaaggGTACTTTGGTTTCTTCAAATTCTGTCGGGGGCATTGACGTGTTGGAATCGGGTAATGATGGTATTGGATCAGAATCGACCTCAGATTTGTTGGTGAGCAAGAGCGATGAATCTGATGGTCCGGCCATAAAGGAGGTAGGATGGAGTTCGTTTCATGCTGATTCATCGCAAAATTGGGGTCAGGGGTTTGGATCATATTCGGATTTTTTCAATGATTTGGGTAGTAATGACGCAGGAAGTCTCGGTGGGTCCTTGGAGAATAATTTGAATGGTGAAGCAACGATTAAATCTAGTGCAGACGAGAACTATGCAAATAACTCTGCTAATTATGTGCAGTATCAAAACGATCATCAAGTTTATGAAGGATCCAGTGATCAAGTTTCGGCTGGGCAGGATTTAAGTAGCAGTCAGCAGTGGGAAAATCTCTATCCAGGGTGGAGGTACGATTCAGCTTCTGGACAATGGTACCAGGTAGAGGACTCTGCTGCAGCGGCAAATGCGCAAGGTGCCGTTGATGCTAATTTGAATGGCGAATGGACTAATGTTTCTGGTTCAAACACAGAGGTTGCATATTTACAAACTTCTCAGTCTGTTGTAGGCACTGTAACTGAGACTAGCACGACAGATGGTGTTTCTAACTTTAATCAGGTATCACAGGGAAATACTGGGTACCCTGAACATATGTACTTTGATCCTCAATACCCTGGTTGGTATTACGATACAATTGCTCAAGTATGGTGCTCCTTGGAATCCTATAATTCATCAATTAAATCAACTAATGAAGCTCAGCATAATCAAAACGGGTATGTATCAGCTAATAGCTATAATTATGGCAACAGTAGTATGTATGGCGATTATGTGCAGCCTAACGACTATGGATCAAGTGATGTGCATAATCAAGGCCTAGATGAAAAATTGACAGGGTCTTACCATAATGACAACCAACAGAATTTGACTAGTTGGCAAACGGAAAGTGTTTCATCTCAGGCTGGGCCAACTTTTGGAGGAAATCAGCTACTGGATAGGTCTTCAAGTCCTGACTTTTCTTTAAGAAAAGAGCAGCAGAAGTCTGTTAGTTCTTATGGAACAGTTCCGTCATATTTCCAACCAAGTCAGGTTCGTAATGAGGTCAATGGACCTACCAGCTTAAATAGCTTTCCCTCAACTATGGATTATGGTCATCAGTTTCATCAGGATAATCCAAAGGAACATGAACATATGCCTCGATCGGGTGACTATTATAGCAGTCAGAATGTGACCAATATCCAACAATCGTTTCACGGAGGTCATCAGTCTTCTTTTGCTTCAAATGTTGGAAGATCTTCTGCTGGACGTCCTCCACATGCATTGGTAACATTTGGGTTTGGAGGTAAACTTGTAGTGGTGAAAGATAGCAGCTCTTTTGGCAACTCCACTTACGGAAGTCAG GCTCCTGTTGGAGGCACAATTTCTGTCCTGAACTTGATGGAAGTTGTCATGGGTAACACCAATCCTAATGCTATTGGCAATGATGTTCGTGCATGTGATTACTTCAGTGCTCTCTGCCAACATTCCTTTCCTGGTCCATTGGTTGGTGGAAATGTGGGGAATAAAGAGTTACAGAAATGGATAGATGAAAGGATTGCAAATTGTGAATCATCAGGAATGGATTACAGAAAAGCTGAAGCATTGAGGCTGCTTCTTAATTTGCTCAAGATAGGATATCAGCATTATGGGAAACTCCGTTCACCATTTGGAACAGACACTGTGTTGAGG GAAAGTGATAATCCAGAATCAGCAGTTGCAGGTCTTTTTGCTTCTGCCAAGAAGAATAGCGTACAATTCAATAATTATCATGCTCTTAGCCACTGCTTGCAAATATTGCCTTCTGAAGGACAAATGCGG GCAACTGCTTCTGAGGTTCAGAGTCATCTAGTATCTGGTAGAAAGAAAGAGGCTTTACAATGTGCCCAAGAAGGTCAGTTATGGGGACCTGCCCTTGTTCTTGCTTCACAGCTCGGTGATCAG TTTTACATTGATACTGTGAAGCAAATGGCTCTTAAGCAGTTGGTACCTGGATCACCTTTGCGGACCCTATGCCTACTTATAGCTGGGCAACCTGCAGAAGTATTTTCTACAGATACAACGTCTAACATCAATCCTCTGGGTGGTAGCATGGCCCAAAATTCTTCACAG TTTTCTGCAAATAGTATGCTGGATGATTGGGAAGAAAATTTAGCAGTGATCACTGCCAACAGGACAAAAGATGATGAACTTGTAATTATTCATCTTGGAGACTCCTTATGGAAGGAAAGGAGTGAG ATAACTGCGGCTCATATTTGCTATTTAGTTGCTGAGGCAAACTTTGAGTCATATTCAGACAGTGCTAGACTATGTCTTATTGGAGCTGATCACTGGAAATTCCCTCGAACCTATGCTAGCCCAGAGGCTATCCAG AGGACAGAATTATACGAATACTCCAAAGTTCTTGGAAACTCTCAGTTTATCCTTCTACCCTTTCAGCCATATAAGCTCATATATGCATACATGTTAGCAGAAGTGGGGAAAATTTCAGACTCATTGAA GTATTGCCAAGCAGTTTTGAAGTCACTCAAAACTGGTCGCGCACCTGAAGTTGAAACGTGGAGGCAGTTGCTATTTTCTCTCGAGGAGAGGATTAGAGCCTACCAACAG GGTGGATATACAGCAAATTTGGCCCCCGGAAAATTAGTCGGAAAACTACTAAACTTTTTTGACAGTACTGCACATCGTGTAGTTGGGGGCTTACCTCCTCCTGCACCATCAACCTCGCATGGTAATATTCATGGTAATGAACATTATCATGAGCCAGTAGTCCCACGAGTATCAACTAGTCAGTCAACAATGGCAATGTCATCGTTAATTCCATCTGCTTCAATGGAGCCCATAAGTGAGTGGACTGCTGATAGCACTAAGATGACAGCTTCAAACAGGAGTGTTTCAGAGCCAGATTTTGGAAGAACTCCAAGACAG AATCAGATCGGTTCTTCAAAGGAATCAATGTCAGCTGATGGTCAAGGAAAAACGCCAGATTCAAGAACATCTCGTTTTACTCGTTTTGGTTTTGGTTCACAATTGTTGCAGAAGACTGTTGGACTAGTCTTGAGGCCTCGCCCGGGTCGGCAG GCGAAGTTGGGTGAGAAGAACAAATTTTATTATGATGAAAAGCTGAAGAGATGGGTCGAGGAAGGTGCTGAATCTCCTGCAGAAGAGGCAGCCTTACCACCACCTCCTACAACTGCACCGTTCCAGAATGGTGGAACTGATTACAACTTGAGATCTGCACTAAAGAAAGAAGCACCATCTCATGATGGGATTGCTGAGTTTCCGAGTCCCAATCCTACTCTTGCAGAAAATAGTTCCGGAATCCCCCCTATCCCACCAAGCTCAAACCAATTCTCGGCTCGTGGGCGGATGGGTGTTCGTTCTAG gTATGTTGACACCTTCAACCAAGGCAACGGGAGCTCAGCAAACTTGTTTCAGTCACCTTCTGTTCCTTCAATTAAGCCGAAGGTTGCTACCAATGCGAAATTCTTCGTTCCAGGTCCCGCATTGTCAGCTGAACCAACGGAGGAAACTTTACCGGAATCCTCTCAGGAAGACACCACAACCAGTGAACACCCTTCAACGTCCACCCCAAATGATTCATTTTCTACTCCCTCATTAGCTACCCCCATGCAAAGGTTTCCTAGCATGGGAAACATCTCAGTAAGAGGTGCAAATATAACTGGCCGCGGAACCTTTGCAGCAGCCAACGCCCGACGAACTGCATCATGGAGTGGTGGAAACTTCAGTGATGCCTTTAGCCCCCCTCCTAAACAACCAACAGGACTTAAACCTCTAGGTGAAGCTTTGGGTATGCCCCCATCATCTTTTATGCCTAGTGAATCACCGCCTTTGGTCCACACACCGATTAATGGCGGTGGCGGCATGGGAGATGACCTCCATGAGGTGGAACTTTAA